The following are encoded in a window of Geobacter metallireducens GS-15 genomic DNA:
- a CDS encoding (Fe-S)-binding protein produces MTPNPTIFIPLLLVSLGIFAWGCWRRLSLVAVGTGEDRFDNPGRRMVEMLRYAFGQKRVVARPFGINHAVIFWSFLVLLIANGEFLLDGVFPAVALDKLPAGIYHPLMLLLDIVSLLALVAVCVAAVRRVASPPYPEARTVEAFVILGLIAILMLAYFGLHGAEIALGNGAAARFMPVSSVVAGLLQASPLAFSLQSAAWFCWWAHAVALLLFMAYLPNSKHLHILTAIPNCFFRRLEQPNTQPREEFAVGKKFGVARVDRFSWKDLLDSLSCTECGRCQNACPAGITGKPLNPRGIIHEIKVNLLGNGHHLKNGLKPELPLIGEGGGSCPEGAIWSCTTCGACMEACPVFIEHVPKIVQMRRHLVEEDVRFPEELLNLFENMEGRSNPWGIAPTERTKWTVTLDVKPYEAGKTEYLFYVGCAGSFDSRNKHVTVALAQLLDRAGVSWGVLGKDEKCCGDGVRRLGNEYLFDKMAKENVELFKQKGITKVVTQCPHCFSTLKNDYRQYGLELEVIHHAELLRDLVKEGRLKLDTAAALGATVFHDSCYLGRHNDVYDAPRDVIRAATGSAPADMERNRNNAFCCGAGGGRMWMEEHTGKRINLERVEEALRQKPDTICVSCPYCMTMFEDGLKDVKAENVRVRDVAEVLAEGLRA; encoded by the coding sequence ATGACACCCAATCCGACCATCTTCATCCCCCTCCTGCTCGTTTCTCTCGGTATCTTCGCCTGGGGATGCTGGCGCCGGCTGAGCCTCGTGGCCGTCGGTACCGGCGAAGACCGCTTCGATAACCCCGGCCGGCGCATGGTGGAGATGCTCCGCTACGCCTTTGGCCAGAAGCGGGTCGTCGCCCGCCCCTTCGGCATCAACCATGCGGTCATCTTCTGGTCGTTCCTCGTCCTGCTCATCGCCAACGGGGAGTTCCTGCTCGACGGGGTGTTCCCCGCCGTCGCCCTGGATAAACTTCCCGCGGGAATCTATCACCCCCTCATGCTGCTCTTGGATATCGTGTCGCTCCTGGCCCTGGTGGCCGTCTGCGTTGCAGCGGTGCGGCGGGTGGCGTCACCACCCTATCCCGAGGCCCGGACCGTCGAGGCCTTTGTCATTCTCGGCCTGATCGCCATCCTCATGCTTGCCTACTTCGGCCTGCACGGAGCGGAGATTGCCCTAGGGAACGGGGCCGCCGCCCGGTTTATGCCGGTCTCCTCGGTTGTTGCCGGGCTGCTGCAAGCCTCGCCTTTAGCCTTCAGCCTTCAGTCTGCCGCCTGGTTCTGCTGGTGGGCCCATGCCGTCGCCCTGCTCCTGTTCATGGCCTACCTTCCCAACAGCAAGCACCTCCATATCCTCACCGCCATCCCCAACTGCTTCTTCCGGCGGTTGGAGCAGCCCAACACCCAGCCCCGGGAGGAATTCGCCGTCGGCAAGAAGTTCGGGGTCGCCCGGGTGGACCGCTTCAGCTGGAAGGACCTCCTGGATTCCCTTTCCTGCACCGAATGCGGCCGCTGCCAGAACGCCTGCCCGGCGGGCATCACCGGCAAGCCCCTCAACCCGCGGGGGATCATCCATGAGATCAAGGTCAATCTGCTGGGAAATGGTCACCACTTAAAGAACGGATTGAAGCCGGAGCTTCCCCTGATCGGCGAGGGGGGGGGGAGCTGTCCGGAAGGCGCCATCTGGTCCTGCACCACCTGCGGTGCCTGCATGGAGGCCTGCCCGGTCTTCATCGAGCATGTCCCCAAGATCGTTCAGATGCGCCGCCACCTGGTGGAGGAGGATGTCCGTTTCCCCGAAGAACTCTTGAACCTCTTCGAAAACATGGAAGGACGGAGCAACCCCTGGGGTATCGCCCCCACGGAGCGGACCAAGTGGACCGTCACCCTCGATGTCAAACCCTACGAGGCGGGGAAAACCGAGTACCTCTTCTACGTAGGGTGTGCCGGCTCCTTCGACTCCCGCAACAAGCATGTGACGGTGGCGCTGGCCCAACTCCTGGACCGGGCCGGGGTCTCCTGGGGTGTGCTGGGTAAAGATGAGAAATGCTGCGGCGACGGCGTGCGGCGGCTGGGGAACGAATACCTCTTCGACAAAATGGCGAAAGAGAACGTCGAGCTGTTCAAGCAAAAAGGGATCACCAAGGTCGTTACCCAGTGCCCCCACTGCTTCTCCACCCTGAAAAACGACTACCGGCAGTACGGCCTTGAGCTGGAGGTGATCCATCACGCCGAGCTCCTGCGGGACCTGGTAAAGGAGGGGAGGCTGAAACTTGACACAGCGGCGGCCCTGGGCGCCACCGTCTTCCACGATTCCTGCTATCTGGGCCGGCATAACGACGTCTACGACGCCCCGCGCGATGTCATCCGGGCTGCTACAGGCAGCGCACCGGCCGACATGGAGCGAAACCGCAACAACGCCTTTTGCTGTGGCGCTGGGGGTGGGCGGATGTGGATGGAAGAGCACACGGGAAAACGGATAAACCTGGAGCGGGTCGAAGAGGCGCTGCGTCAGAAACCGGATACCATCTGCGTCTCCTGCCCCTACTGCATGACCATGTTCGAGGATGGACTCAAGGACGTGAAAGCCGAAAACGTCAGGGTCAGGGATGTGGCCGAGGTCTTGGCGGAAGGGTTAAGAGCTTAA
- a CDS encoding electron transfer flavoprotein subunit alpha — translation MTEAKRPMKKPRGVAQLIAGACIACGARCQSVCPVNCVDMNDAGEPVVNSAKCIGCQKCVKICPATALEMYFTPEERKILDELAAQGDPVEEEIDPEAAALAEKLAAYRGVWVFIEQTEGEPVRVSWELLGVGKELAAKLGVELCAMVIGENVEHLCREAFAYGARKAYLVDAPVFKHYRTESYVEACCHLIAKYKPEVILMGATGMGRDLAGAVATRVSTGLTADCTGLDIDGKRNLMQTRPAFGGNIMATIMCDKFRPQMATVRPNVMPMPEHTGSTAGEIVREEFSVPEANIFTKVIEIIRDAKSKSHVDIAGADFIVSGGRGVMAPENFAMLQELADELCGVVGASRSAVDAGWMPQERQVGQTGKTVRPKIYIACGISGAIQHLVGMQDSDVVIAINRDRNAPIFEVATYGIVGDLFQIVPMLTEQIRDLKLQKNRD, via the coding sequence ATGACCGAAGCGAAGAGACCGATGAAGAAACCCCGTGGCGTGGCCCAGTTGATCGCCGGTGCCTGCATCGCCTGCGGCGCCCGCTGCCAGAGCGTCTGTCCGGTCAACTGCGTCGACATGAACGATGCGGGGGAGCCGGTTGTCAACAGCGCCAAATGCATCGGCTGCCAGAAATGCGTCAAGATCTGCCCGGCCACCGCCCTGGAGATGTACTTCACCCCCGAAGAGCGGAAGATATTGGACGAGCTGGCGGCACAGGGTGACCCCGTGGAAGAGGAGATCGATCCGGAAGCGGCCGCCCTGGCGGAGAAACTGGCTGCCTACCGGGGGGTCTGGGTCTTCATCGAACAGACCGAGGGGGAGCCGGTCCGGGTCTCCTGGGAACTGCTCGGCGTCGGGAAAGAACTGGCGGCCAAGCTGGGGGTGGAACTGTGCGCCATGGTCATCGGCGAGAACGTAGAGCACCTCTGCCGGGAGGCCTTCGCCTACGGTGCCCGGAAAGCCTACCTGGTGGATGCGCCGGTCTTTAAACACTACCGCACCGAATCCTATGTGGAGGCCTGCTGTCACCTCATCGCCAAGTACAAGCCGGAGGTGATCCTTATGGGGGCCACCGGCATGGGGCGGGACCTGGCGGGTGCCGTCGCCACCCGGGTCTCCACCGGCCTTACCGCCGACTGCACCGGCCTGGATATCGACGGCAAAAGGAACCTCATGCAGACCCGCCCGGCGTTTGGCGGCAACATCATGGCCACCATCATGTGCGACAAGTTCCGGCCCCAGATGGCCACCGTCCGCCCCAACGTCATGCCCATGCCGGAACACACCGGCAGCACCGCGGGGGAAATCGTCCGGGAAGAGTTCAGTGTCCCGGAAGCGAACATCTTCACCAAGGTCATCGAAATCATCCGGGACGCCAAGAGCAAGAGCCACGTGGACATAGCCGGGGCCGACTTCATCGTCTCCGGCGGGCGGGGGGTGATGGCCCCCGAGAACTTCGCCATGCTACAGGAACTGGCCGACGAACTGTGCGGCGTGGTGGGGGCATCAAGAAGTGCCGTCGATGCGGGATGGATGCCCCAGGAGCGGCAGGTGGGGCAGACGGGGAAAACGGTGCGTCCCAAGATCTACATCGCCTGCGGGATCAGCGGTGCCATCCAGCACCTGGTGGGGATGCAGGACTCGGACGTCGTCATCGCCATCAACCGGGACCGCAACGCCCCCATCTTCGAGGTCGCCACCTACGGCATCGTCGGCGACCTGTTCCAGATCGTCCCCATGCTCACGGAACAGATCCGCGACCTGAAACTGCAGAAAAACAGGGACTAG
- a CDS encoding PaaI family thioesterase, with translation MENSALLTELERSFTEKNYQTWLGVRLVRHKPGFVHLELPVRPEFLNTLGTVHGGFLANLADSALCSAILSELPPGITCSSIEIKVNYLLPVRGNILRADASVIRRGKNIGVSRAELFAPDGALAAVATGTFMIQSLSSFSCLPRVD, from the coding sequence TTGGAAAACAGTGCGCTTTTAACAGAGCTTGAGCGTTCCTTTACCGAGAAGAATTATCAAACGTGGTTAGGGGTACGCCTTGTCAGACACAAGCCTGGATTTGTGCATCTGGAGCTTCCGGTACGGCCGGAGTTTCTGAACACCTTGGGAACGGTGCATGGTGGTTTTCTGGCAAACCTTGCCGATTCCGCTCTCTGTTCCGCTATTCTCAGTGAGCTTCCCCCTGGCATAACCTGCTCAAGTATTGAAATCAAGGTAAATTATCTGCTTCCTGTGCGAGGAAATATTCTGCGTGCCGATGCCAGTGTTATCAGGCGCGGGAAGAATATCGGGGTCAGTCGCGCAGAGCTTTTCGCCCCCGATGGTGCATTGGCGGCCGTGGCGACGGGGACTTTCATGATCCAGTCGCTTTCTAGTTTTTCATGTCTGCCCCGCGTGGATTGA
- a CDS encoding IS481-like element ISGme9 family transposase encodes MEDKNKQLRVLAVQRFRNGETPESICTSLGKSRSWLYKWVARQNGDDPVWSDERSRCPQSMPNRTTAEIEEIVKMVRLNLYNKGLFCGAQAILWELEDLGVKPLPSTRTINRILARNELTHRRTGKYEAKGTLYPVLPSALPNQTHQADLVGPCYLTGPIRFYSLNVVDTATVRCGLHSSRSKAGQMVIDGLWEVWKRLGIPERLQVDNAMSFFGSPTHPRGMGPLIRLCLHNDVEPWFIPMAEPWRNGMIEKFNDRYQQRFLGKVIMTSEEELKVGSLTFEQRHNSKYRYSKLKGSTPLKALATSHVQLRFPTEDEPPRHRLKKPEVGKYHAVRLIRSDLKLNIFGECFSVPPETALEYVVATIDVKEQKLKLFLDKNQVEEFDYKLR; translated from the coding sequence ATGGAAGATAAAAACAAGCAGCTTCGGGTGTTGGCCGTTCAACGGTTCAGAAACGGCGAAACCCCGGAATCAATTTGCACATCACTCGGCAAGTCTCGTTCCTGGCTATACAAATGGGTTGCTCGCCAGAATGGAGATGACCCTGTATGGAGTGACGAGCGATCCCGATGCCCACAATCCATGCCGAACCGTACAACGGCAGAGATTGAAGAAATCGTCAAAATGGTTCGCCTCAATCTCTACAACAAGGGCTTGTTCTGTGGTGCACAGGCCATCCTGTGGGAGTTGGAGGACCTGGGTGTCAAGCCGTTGCCTTCTACCAGAACCATCAATCGGATTCTTGCAAGGAATGAACTGACACATCGGCGCACCGGCAAATACGAAGCCAAAGGGACGCTTTACCCAGTTCTGCCGTCAGCGTTGCCGAACCAGACGCACCAAGCTGATCTCGTTGGTCCATGCTATCTGACAGGGCCAATTCGCTTCTACAGCCTGAATGTTGTCGATACAGCAACCGTCAGGTGCGGGTTGCACTCATCTCGGTCCAAAGCTGGTCAGATGGTCATTGACGGTTTGTGGGAAGTCTGGAAACGACTAGGCATCCCAGAACGACTCCAGGTTGACAATGCCATGTCATTCTTCGGCAGCCCGACACATCCCCGCGGCATGGGACCACTGATTCGTCTTTGCCTGCATAACGATGTCGAACCATGGTTCATACCCATGGCTGAACCATGGAGAAACGGCATGATCGAAAAGTTCAACGACCGGTACCAACAACGGTTCCTCGGCAAAGTCATCATGACTTCAGAAGAGGAATTGAAAGTCGGCTCACTGACCTTTGAGCAGCGACACAACAGCAAGTATCGCTACAGCAAGCTAAAGGGGAGTACGCCGCTGAAAGCACTGGCCACCTCGCATGTGCAACTGAGGTTCCCGACTGAGGATGAACCTCCCAGGCATCGCCTGAAGAAGCCAGAAGTCGGAAAATATCATGCTGTCCGCCTTATCCGCAGTGACCTGAAGCTGAACATCTTCGGCGAATGCTTCTCGGTTCCACCGGAGACAGCGCTTGAATACGTGGTGGCGACTATCGATGTCAAAGAACAGAAACTGAAACTCTTCCTGGATAAAAATCAGGTCGAGGAATTCGATTACAAACTGCGGTGA
- a CDS encoding MFS transporter, with the protein MAQQATRFYGWTLVGMFFGIYFLNATFPYVGASVINSYMAESIGITKSIVGLGFSLFVLSSALSGPLVAYCVNKKGIRFTLASGGLIVAFGALLMALTVSKGWQYVLTFGVVIGTGVGLGTVIPIQTGVTNWFVRRRALAMSIALSAAGFGSFIAAPLLNKIIAASNGNWKNGWLVVVATGLAAATIAAGGVRNTPASMGQFPDGVPPGKSSENTARNAQVRSSRIYQSSEFWPVREVLKTKIFWLIIIASFSFLAVFNTCVAHGVIHLRSLGHSPQFAALSAGLLLLCSVGGKLFAGILGDRIEPRFILSAAVFSTLLGAVALANATNTAVVYLYACCVGVGFGASFVAMPTILANYYGVKSFAPLMGVALPLTNGGSAIAPLLAGIVYDRFGSYVLALYGGATIALLGAILVLFAKPPVSNAVVTVESKLDDKIGADFS; encoded by the coding sequence ATGGCACAGCAAGCCACGAGGTTTTACGGATGGACGCTGGTCGGGATGTTTTTTGGAATTTATTTTCTGAATGCTACCTTTCCCTACGTTGGCGCAAGTGTAATTAACAGCTATATGGCTGAAAGTATTGGAATAACTAAAAGTATCGTTGGACTTGGATTTTCCCTTTTTGTCCTCTCCTCGGCGCTTTCTGGGCCACTGGTGGCGTACTGCGTCAACAAAAAAGGTATTCGTTTTACCCTTGCCTCAGGCGGGCTGATCGTGGCTTTTGGGGCGTTGCTTATGGCGCTGACGGTATCGAAGGGATGGCAGTATGTTCTGACTTTTGGGGTTGTTATTGGTACAGGCGTTGGTTTGGGTACGGTTATCCCCATACAGACCGGTGTGACCAATTGGTTTGTCAGGCGAAGAGCTCTTGCCATGTCTATTGCGCTTTCGGCAGCCGGCTTCGGCTCGTTCATTGCAGCTCCACTTTTGAATAAAATCATTGCCGCTTCCAACGGTAACTGGAAAAACGGCTGGTTGGTAGTTGTGGCCACCGGTTTGGCAGCTGCAACTATAGCTGCTGGGGGGGTCAGAAACACTCCGGCTTCAATGGGACAGTTTCCTGATGGGGTGCCGCCGGGAAAAAGCTCTGAAAACACTGCCCGCAATGCGCAGGTCCGCTCCTCGCGGATATATCAATCGAGCGAATTTTGGCCTGTCAGGGAAGTATTAAAAACGAAAATATTCTGGTTGATCATTATTGCCTCTTTCAGTTTTCTTGCCGTCTTTAATACATGTGTCGCTCATGGTGTGATTCATTTGCGCAGCCTTGGACATTCTCCGCAGTTTGCTGCCCTGTCCGCCGGTTTGTTACTGCTTTGCAGTGTAGGCGGCAAGTTGTTTGCCGGTATTTTAGGTGATCGTATAGAGCCGCGGTTTATCTTAAGTGCGGCTGTGTTTTCGACCCTGCTGGGAGCAGTTGCGCTTGCAAATGCCACTAATACTGCCGTGGTTTACCTTTACGCCTGCTGCGTTGGGGTCGGTTTTGGTGCAAGCTTCGTTGCCATGCCGACAATTTTGGCCAACTATTATGGCGTCAAATCTTTTGCCCCACTCATGGGAGTGGCCCTTCCCCTTACAAATGGGGGCAGTGCTATTGCACCACTTTTAGCCGGGATCGTCTACGATCGTTTCGGCAGCTATGTATTGGCCTTATACGGAGGGGCGACTATCGCTCTTCTGGGAGCTATTCTAGTATTATTTGCCAAGCCTCCCGTATCGAATGCTGTGGTAACTGTTGAAAGTAAGCTTGATGATAAAATCGGGGCGGATTTCTCCTAG
- a CDS encoding class I adenylate-forming enzyme family protein has product MTENTGLTTFSEAGDTPELIANSVGKKFNEGCDIKIVDIKSRLELPCGQQGEILTRGWNVTPGYYNNPDQYAKSFDKDGWFLTGDLGEMDENGYLKLTGRLKELIISGGLNIDPLEVEQIITQHPAVACCFAVGLPDKRMGELVGVFVILKEGIQADANDIIAFCEGKIGKYKIPRYLKFVTESQIPRTAVGKVQKFKLREIGVKEFNLPSTN; this is encoded by the coding sequence ATGACAGAAAATACCGGGTTGACAACCTTTTCCGAAGCTGGCGATACGCCGGAACTTATTGCCAACTCGGTAGGCAAAAAATTCAACGAAGGGTGTGATATCAAAATTGTAGATATAAAGAGCCGGTTGGAACTGCCTTGCGGACAGCAGGGTGAGATATTGACTCGGGGATGGAATGTTACCCCCGGCTATTATAACAATCCGGATCAATATGCAAAGTCGTTTGACAAGGATGGTTGGTTTTTGACTGGAGATCTTGGTGAGATGGATGAAAATGGCTATTTGAAGTTAACAGGGAGGCTGAAAGAGCTCATTATTTCCGGTGGCTTGAATATCGATCCACTCGAAGTTGAACAGATAATCACACAACATCCCGCCGTTGCGTGTTGTTTTGCAGTGGGGCTGCCCGATAAGCGCATGGGGGAACTGGTCGGTGTCTTTGTTATTCTCAAAGAAGGAATACAGGCAGACGCAAACGACATTATAGCCTTCTGCGAAGGTAAAATCGGTAAATATAAAATACCCAGATACCTAAAGTTTGTTACAGAGTCTCAGATTCCAAGAACCGCTGTTGGAAAAGTTCAAAAATTCAAATTACGTGAAATTGGTGTGAAGGAATTCAATTTGCCTTCGACAAATTGA
- a CDS encoding DsbC family protein has protein sequence MKWLMRILLPFAFVSTAYGFGTGTEGCSGNCIACHTIKKEEVVALVKNVDPATTVESVGPSPVRGLFEIIIRHNDSTGIIYLDFSKKFLIAGRILDTGSKKDVTATALNRVRRIDPSKLPLDNALVLGNATGSRNIYVFTDPECPFCAKFHRELVALTKEDPQLGVRIILTPLDIHPRASAVTNSILCAAQDGMDKGLRLLEESFNGTAIADITCGRDYAEEGKTLFKELRIRMTPTTVLSDGRVVDGVKTGAEIEKLFDDTEHGVITEKPQ, from the coding sequence ATGAAATGGTTGATGAGAATTCTCCTGCCGTTTGCGTTTGTATCGACGGCATATGGTTTCGGAACGGGAACGGAAGGATGTAGTGGAAACTGCATAGCCTGCCACACTATCAAGAAGGAAGAGGTCGTAGCCTTGGTTAAGAATGTTGACCCTGCTACTACGGTAGAATCGGTCGGGCCTTCTCCCGTGCGGGGATTATTTGAAATAATAATAAGACATAATGATAGCACTGGCATCATATATCTTGATTTTTCGAAGAAATTCCTCATTGCAGGCAGAATACTTGATACTGGCAGCAAGAAAGACGTAACCGCAACCGCCCTTAATCGGGTGCGGCGTATTGACCCATCAAAACTCCCGCTTGACAATGCTCTCGTCCTCGGTAACGCAACTGGCAGCAGAAATATTTATGTCTTCACCGACCCGGAATGTCCGTTTTGCGCCAAGTTCCATCGGGAGCTTGTTGCACTGACCAAAGAGGACCCGCAGTTAGGGGTCCGTATCATACTTACTCCTCTTGATATTCATCCCCGAGCTTCTGCTGTAACCAACTCCATTTTGTGCGCGGCACAGGACGGAATGGATAAAGGGCTGCGACTTCTGGAAGAAAGTTTCAATGGTACTGCGATTGCAGATATAACCTGCGGCAGGGACTATGCCGAAGAAGGGAAAACTCTGTTCAAAGAACTGAGAATTCGCATGACGCCCACTACCGTTTTATCCGATGGGCGGGTCGTAGATGGTGTAAAGACGGGCGCTGAAATTGAGAAACTTTTCGATGATACTGAGCATGGAGTCATTACAGAAAAACCACAATAA
- a CDS encoding ferritin-like domain-containing protein — translation MYENKDEGVFETVLKKAVKFETDNIHNYLDAMNIVRNEWAKKTLRRVALAKLVHKNRLEKALIKGRLESSALTRPVPTMNLHYVLPKKMLHSDSDAREALAYAIHVEKGAIDFYNHMANESGGAQNDVLFGQLLAEESLHLQILEDLYEEYFLPEN, via the coding sequence ATGTATGAGAACAAGGATGAAGGCGTATTTGAGACTGTGTTGAAAAAGGCGGTCAAATTTGAGACTGACAACATCCACAACTATCTGGACGCTATGAACATAGTGCGGAATGAATGGGCTAAGAAAACGCTCAGGCGGGTCGCCCTTGCGAAACTGGTTCATAAAAACCGTCTGGAAAAGGCCTTGATAAAGGGAAGATTGGAGAGTTCTGCCTTAACCCGGCCGGTTCCGACTATGAACCTCCATTATGTCTTGCCCAAAAAAATGCTTCATTCTGATTCGGACGCACGTGAGGCGTTAGCCTATGCCATCCATGTGGAAAAGGGGGCTATTGATTTTTACAATCATATGGCCAATGAGAGTGGCGGGGCGCAGAACGATGTCCTGTTCGGACAGCTATTGGCAGAGGAATCACTCCATCTTCAAATACTGGAAGATCTCTACGAAGAATACTTTTTACCCGAGAATTGA
- a CDS encoding AMP-binding protein, translating to MDIMDYCNLNQAQLLHETVSKVDRDKTAIIFKDRILSWGELRELSSKLAKALLRAGIKKGDRVGIMMTNIPEWIVVRNAVAWIGAWLVPINTRYKTHELEMILSSGEVNALFIMDTAVGIDFIELLYTVCPGLSGFAPGKIALPELPYLQTVICLSPNNHGGMFRFSDFLESGQGISDKDLNAAMTAVTPHDVSTVLFTSGTTGVPKGVLTTHHQSNRVFAKMGKVFQLAENDAILGCTPFFTNFGLLTTIKLGELFGTRIVIFETFNTAEIIEGVQKHNITMFAGTPAMFTMLMNDGDFSPAKFMSMRVGDIGGAPYTPTLGQRNHGKIWHVPVCCLRNDRKYRVDNLFRSWRYAGTYCQLGRQKIQRRV from the coding sequence ATGGATATCATGGATTATTGCAATTTGAACCAAGCACAACTTCTACATGAGACGGTCAGCAAGGTTGATCGTGACAAAACGGCGATCATTTTTAAGGATCGAATTCTGTCATGGGGGGAATTGCGCGAGCTCTCATCCAAGTTGGCAAAAGCGTTATTGAGGGCGGGTATTAAAAAAGGTGATCGGGTAGGCATTATGATGACGAACATTCCGGAGTGGATTGTTGTCAGAAATGCTGTTGCATGGATCGGTGCTTGGCTGGTGCCTATCAACACCCGCTACAAGACCCATGAACTGGAAATGATTCTTAGTTCTGGGGAAGTTAATGCGCTATTCATAATGGACACGGCGGTTGGCATCGACTTTATCGAGTTGCTGTATACGGTTTGCCCAGGATTGAGTGGGTTTGCCCCGGGAAAGATCGCTTTGCCAGAGTTGCCTTATTTGCAAACCGTGATTTGTTTGAGTCCGAATAATCATGGGGGAATGTTCCGCTTTTCGGATTTTCTTGAGTCGGGGCAGGGCATTTCCGACAAGGACCTTAACGCAGCCATGACAGCCGTTACTCCACATGATGTGAGCACAGTATTATTTACCTCGGGAACAACCGGAGTACCTAAGGGGGTGTTGACCACACACCATCAGAGCAATCGGGTCTTCGCTAAAATGGGCAAAGTGTTTCAATTGGCTGAAAATGATGCAATCCTTGGCTGCACCCCTTTCTTCACAAATTTCGGGCTCCTGACCACTATAAAGTTAGGTGAGCTCTTTGGCACGAGGATTGTCATTTTTGAAACATTTAATACCGCTGAAATAATTGAAGGAGTTCAAAAACACAATATTACGATGTTTGCTGGAACCCCTGCAATGTTTACCATGCTCATGAACGATGGCGATTTCAGTCCTGCAAAATTCATGTCGATGAGGGTAGGGGATATTGGGGGGGCGCCGTATACGCCCACCTTGGGTCAGAGAAATCACGGAAAAATTTGGCATGTCCCTGTTTGCTGCCTACGGAATGACAGAAAATACCGGGTTGACAACCTTTTCCGAAGCTGGCGATACGCCGGAACTTATTGCCAACTCGGTAGGCAAAAAATTCAACGAAGGGTGTGA